Below is a window of Tissierellales bacterium DNA.
TTTATTGGTGGATTAGCAGTTTGCATAAACTTAGAATCTAATTTCTTAGTTAAAAAGGATCCATGAGGTTTATTTAGCATACAATAGAGGGTTACATCTTCAGAACCAGGTCTTCGAGACATTATATTAGAACAAGTACATAATTTTGTTAGAAGGCGACCTATTATGGTTAAGTCATAAGCATATGATGGAAGTTTTTTAGATTTAAAATTTCGTAGAGCGATACTTTCTTTATTATGATTAAAATAGTAAGTATAATTATAAACACTCAAACAATCCCATATATCCTTTTGTTTATGAAGTCTTTCCCAAATTTCTTTTTTATTATTCAAAATTAGTATCTCCTTTATATGATTAGTAATACCCGATACTAAACCCATTTTAGCATAATTATTTTAATTTATTTATAGCATAAAATTAAGTGGCTTGTCAAAAAATAAATATGGCATTAGAGAAACAATGAAGTGAACATGACAAGCGGATTAGAATAAAAAAGAGTGATTTGCGTAACAAAAAAATGAAGACGATTGATAATAAAATGTAGGAGATTTTACAAAAAATATTGACAGCTAAATTTTGATTGAATAGACTAAAAGGGAGAAGAATATTATATACATAAAGGAGCGAAGGAATATGGCGGTTAAGATAATTACTGATAGTGCAGCAGATTTACCTTATGAACTTTATGACAATTATGGTATAGACGTTTTTTCAATTAATGTTTGCTTAGAAGAAAGAGAATTTAAGGATGAGATAGAAATAAAATCTATTGAGGTTATGGATTACATGAGATCGGGAAAAGTGGTTACCACTTCACAAGTAGCGTATGTAGAATTCAAAGAAATATTTACAGAATATGCTAGAGACAAAAAAACGTGTATATATATAGCATTTTCATCGAATCTATCAGGAACATACAATACTGCATTGCTTGCAAAAGAAGAAGTGCAGGAGATTTATCCTGAATTTGATTTGACTATAGTGGATTCAAAATGTGCTACATTAGGTCAAGGCTTAGTGGTTTTAAATGCAGCTATTTTAGCGAGAGATGGAGCATCTAAAGGTGAAATAATTGATGAGATTGATAGGAAAATAAATCACATGGAACATATATTTACTGTAGAAAATTTGGAGTATCTTTATAGAGGTGGTAGGATAAGTAAAGCGTCGGCTGTTATGGGTTCTTTAATGAAAATAAATCCTATAATGGATGTTAGAGATGGAAAATTACAGCCACTAGAGAAGGCTAGAGGTAGAAAGAAAACACTTAAGAGAATGGTTGAAATAGTCGGTGAGAGAGGATACAATCTTGAAAATCAGGAAATAGGAATAAATCATGGAGACTGTATAGATGAGGCTCATAAACTTAGAGATATGATAAAGAAAGAATACGGAACAGAGAAATTTATTATAAGGGAAATAGGAAGTGCTATAGGTGCTCATACTGGACCTGGACTTCTTGGAATATATTTTTTGAAATAGATTTTTTAGTGAAAATAAAATATGTTTGGATAAAAGAGAAAAAGCTCTATATGCGCTGATGGAAGGCAACGCATGTAGAGCTTTTTCAGGGTTTTGTTTAGGGTTTTATTATTGGGTTTTAATTTTATGTTAAAATTGCAATTTGCAATTTAAACAGCTTTCGCCATTAGAGCAAAACGGTTAATTACATGTGCTACACCGTGCTCATCATTATTTAAAGTTATGAAATCAGCTCTTCGTCTAAGATCAAGAGAAGCATTACCCATAGCGACACCAAGTCCAGCATAGTCTATCATGCTGATGTCATTTCCAGCATCACCAATGCATATTACATCTGCTTTTGGGATACTCAAATGTTCAGTAAGTGATTTGATTCCAAAACCTTTGTTTACACCTTTTTTTAAGAAATCAATATAAAAAGGCGCAGACATTGTTAATTCATAATTTTCATTTAGAGATGAAGGCATCTCATCAAAAATTGGTTTTAATACAGATTCATCTTCTGAAAACATTACTTTATAAACTTTTGTAGATGAATCTAAAGTACTAAAGTCTTTTATAATAAAGTCCATATCGTTTAAATCTGCTTCAAATTTACCATATGAATTTTCATATGGTGATATACAAGCTGAATCAGTTACGATATGTATTTTTACACCCATTTTTTGGGCAGTTATTTCTAAAGCGAATACTTCATCTAAAGAGATAGTAGATTCGGAAATAACTTTTCTATCTGATGCTCTTAGAATCAGAGCTCCATTGTATAGTATAATATAATCATTATCGTGAACCATTCTAAGTGGGGTTAAAAACTTCTCTACACCGCTTAGAGGTCTACCGGTTGTTATTACTACATTTACACCAGAATTTTGTGCATTTCTAATGGCATTTCTATTTTCATCAGATAAATCATGTGATGAATTAAGAAGAGTACCATCCATATCAATACCTATAAATTTACACATATTATCACCTCACTAAATACTTGCGTGATGAATATTGAATTTATTAAGAGCACCAATTAATTCATTTTCTGAAATTGGAAGTATCTCAGCTGCATGGCTTACAGACAACTTTTCAGATCCAATCAAAAGCATAGCTAGATAAACATCCATACTCGCTTTGATATTTTTACTTTCACAATAAGATTTTAATTCCTCTAACATTTCATTTTTTAAAACATTAAGTTTCATAAAAAAACATCCTCCTTATAACCAAAAACCATTTACAATTAAGTTCGTATCATTTATCGCCAAAAATGCACTGGCGAATCCGTTTGATAAGAGTATAGCGTATAAATTTAGGATTA
It encodes the following:
- a CDS encoding Cof-type HAD-IIB family hydrolase, encoding MCKFIGIDMDGTLLNSSHDLSDENRNAIRNAQNSGVNVVITTGRPLSGVEKFLTPLRMVHDNDYIILYNGALILRASDRKVISESTISLDEVFALEITAQKMGVKIHIVTDSACISPYENSYGKFEADLNDMDFIIKDFSTLDSSTKVYKVMFSEDESVLKPIFDEMPSSLNENYELTMSAPFYIDFLKKGVNKGFGIKSLTEHLSIPKADVICIGDAGNDISMIDYAGLGVAMGNASLDLRRRADFITLNNDEHGVAHVINRFALMAKAV
- a CDS encoding DegV family protein; the encoded protein is MAVKIITDSAADLPYELYDNYGIDVFSINVCLEEREFKDEIEIKSIEVMDYMRSGKVVTTSQVAYVEFKEIFTEYARDKKTCIYIAFSSNLSGTYNTALLAKEEVQEIYPEFDLTIVDSKCATLGQGLVVLNAAILARDGASKGEIIDEIDRKINHMEHIFTVENLEYLYRGGRISKASAVMGSLMKINPIMDVRDGKLQPLEKARGRKKTLKRMVEIVGERGYNLENQEIGINHGDCIDEAHKLRDMIKKEYGTEKFIIREIGSAIGAHTGPGLLGIYFLK